ACCGGTAGGTCGAAGCACTCCTCGGCACGGGACCGGCAGTCTGCGGGATCGATCCCGGACACGGCGTCGATCGCCTCGACGAGCTCGTCGTAGGTGTCGACGACCAGGCCCGTCACACCGTCGAGCACGACCTCGGGGACGCTCCCCCGGCGCATCGCGACGACCGGCGTGCCGCAGGCCATGGCCTCCACCATCACCATCCCGAACGGCTCC
The Cellulomonas sp. WB94 genome window above contains:
- a CDS encoding glycosyltransferase, producing MGGGRVRRRGGCQGQAGAARGARALVFPIQWEEPFGMVMVEAMACGTPVVAMRRGSVPEVVLDGVTGLVVDTYDELVEAIDAVSGIDPADCRSRAEECFDLPVMARGYVRMYRAVVDGGRALRDLAAHGAGAGA